The Solicola gregarius DNA window ACCGCCGTGCCGCTCGGCGAGGCTCTCGTACGCCGGGCGGGTTGACAGGGCAGGCAACCAACCTGCACGTTCCGACGTCTTCTCGGTTACAGCGCGCACCGGGGTCAGTCCCAGCGCGTACTCACTAGGGGGCAACACCATGACAAATCTCCGCAGGATCGCTGTGTCCGGACTCGCCGTCTTGGCGCTCGCCGCACCGCTTCTCGTCTCCGGACCTGCCAACGCCGACTACGAAGCGAGCCTCACCATCCATGCCACCGACACGACGGTCCACTCGGGCCAGCAGTTCCGTGTCCACGGCAAGTTCCTGTTCGGCAGCGGCGCGCCCATCAAGCATCGGATGGTCCGCGTCCAGACCAAGAGCCCCGACGGCCACTGGTCCAACATCAAGGGCGCGAAGCTGCGCACGAACAGCGAGGGGCGTTACCGGATCCGGGTGATCCTGTCGCGCAAGGGCGTACGGACGCTTCGGGTCAAGGCGCACGGCCCCGGCCCGACCACCAGCCCGATGTGGAGCAAGGCGATCAAGGTTCGCGTCCG harbors:
- a CDS encoding peptidase associated/transthyretin-like domain-containing protein → MTNLRRIAVSGLAVLALAAPLLVSGPANADYEASLTIHATDTTVHSGQQFRVHGKFLFGSGAPIKHRMVRVQTKSPDGHWSNIKGAKLRTNSEGRYRIRVILSRKGVRTLRVKAHGPGPTTSPMWSKAIKVRVR